The Oceaniferula marina sequence ATAAGCTGACGGAGGGCGATGCAGAGGTCGACCGTCCACATCCGTTAATGGAAGTCTCCATCTGCGGACAAACAACACGACAACCCAGGAAGCCACAACCAGGAAAACCACAACCAATAGCTTCCAGAGATCAGCGCCGAGAGCCAATTGAACCGACGGATCGTCCACCGCTTTCGTTTGATTCGATTGCTCGGCAATCACTTTTTCGGGGTCGGGGGCCGGTTCGCTTTCCGGTGCCGCATGACTTTCCGGGGTGGCTTCATCATCAGGTGGCGTGGTGTCGAAGATCACCCAGCCGTAACCATCAAGTTTGATCTCGGTCCATGCGTGTGCGTCCTTGGCGCGGAAAACAAACATATTTTGAGAGCGATACAAGCGCCCTCCCGACCAACCATAGGCCACCCGGCTCGGAACTCCGAGAGCACGACACAACATGGCTGCCGCCGTGGCAAAGTGTTCACAATAACCCCGCCGCTCTTCATAAAGAAAATTTTCCAGGGGGTTTAACTCCTGCATATTGGAAACTTCTAACGAATAATCATATCGATCCTGGAGAAAGCGCCGCATTTCAATCAGCTTATCAAACAGCTGGTCGTGATCATTGAAAATATCCGCTGTGTTGTTGAGCTGGGTCGACAATTCAGTAGGCAAATCCAACTCACCTGGCGCAGCCTTCGCTGCTTGCAGTGGCAGACCAATCAAATCGGTAAAATCGATCGGAGTCGAGCGCACTTCATAGTTGTATCCATCCAGTGCGCTCTCGAGTTCAGGCAAACGGTAAATGGAATCCGCCAAGCGGGTCAGGCGTGATAAATCCGTTCCTTGGGCTCCATGTAAGGATATAAATACATTCTGACTCGATGGGTTTGCCGCATGAAACACCCGGTAACGAAATGAGGGCAGATCCTTGGTTCCAGGTAGACCCCGGACAAGAGGAAACCGGATCGGAGACCGAAGCTCCCGGGGAGCCGACCTCGCAGCCGACCAGGAGACACCGTTG is a genomic window containing:
- a CDS encoding transglutaminase-like domain-containing protein, whose amino-acid sequence is MAISFFIRNVPMMLAVIGAYLLLRGWPGGPGLLMRSCLAVATLVAGLAWWGARREAKVPIMQSLKRATWYDYLSLGVAVVLAEALFVLFTITVAGPSLRFAGEMEEVVEGIASVDEETAGSGADEGELSDAISGRTLFRNKLQRQLPKRSNLKPSNKPEVFLQLENEEDALELLNSRIYLHSFSFSRFNGVSWSAARSAPRELRSPIRFPLVRGLPGTKDLPSFRYRVFHAANPSSQNVFISLHGAQGTDLSRLTRLADSIYRLPELESALDGYNYEVRSTPIDFTDLIGLPLQAAKAAPGELDLPTELSTQLNNTADIFNDHDQLFDKLIEMRRFLQDRYDYSLEVSNMQELNPLENFLYEERRGYCEHFATAAAMLCRALGVPSRVAYGWSGGRLYRSQNMFVFRAKDAHAWTEIKLDGYGWVIFDTTPPDDEATPESHAAPESEPAPDPEKVIAEQSNQTKAVDDPSVQLALGADLWKLLVVVFLVVASWVVVLFVRRWRLPLTDVDGRPLHRPPSAYLQAFKLACGMAGCPMPSGRTLRQQVSWMESQGIAPDFLNELLAYHYGRLYADRSEDKELEKQLIHSIRLWRQELVD